A single region of the Coleofasciculus chthonoplastes PCC 7420 genome encodes:
- a CDS encoding AAA family ATPase: protein MLKNLTINNFRCFKHFELQQLGRVNLLVGKNNSGKTSILEAIQLLCSKGNPEPLLDAMTNRGEYCWSDDISRGRRERELDICHLFHGHEIELGSEFLILASNDNIENKLFGSIGKQSIASKADSEIESDESTSVVEEFPDNLIELGFNISWTDGNKPESWKHILSSNGGLSEDYIRRWRFRGKPSKNAAINQYITSSSLTTKNMIELFNQVVLTADEMLVYKALQTIEPKIERIASITYEYESHRYLESRGGFVVRLADSDQRVPIGSMGDGIWRMLGLALSTVCAKGGVLLVDEIDTGLHFTAMEDMWKLILETAKKLNVQVFATTHNSDCWTSLASIASQEQDTEDGITIQRIEPGKEIGVVFSEREMVIAAQRGIEVR, encoded by the coding sequence ATGTTAAAAAATCTCACTATAAATAATTTTCGCTGTTTCAAACATTTTGAGCTTCAGCAGCTAGGTAGAGTTAACTTGCTTGTTGGCAAAAACAACAGTGGGAAGACGTCAATACTAGAAGCGATTCAACTGCTCTGCTCCAAGGGTAATCCTGAACCATTACTTGACGCAATGACTAACAGAGGTGAATATTGTTGGAGTGATGACATTAGCAGAGGCAGAAGGGAGCGTGAACTTGATATCTGCCATCTTTTTCACGGTCATGAAATTGAATTAGGCAGTGAATTTTTAATATTGGCTTCAAATGATAATATTGAAAATAAACTTTTCGGATCTATAGGCAAACAATCGATTGCTTCCAAGGCAGATTCGGAGATTGAGTCTGATGAATCTACAAGTGTCGTTGAAGAGTTTCCAGATAACTTAATAGAACTTGGGTTTAATATTTCCTGGACTGATGGCAATAAGCCAGAGAGTTGGAAACACATTTTGTCTTCTAATGGAGGACTGTCTGAAGATTATATTCGTCGATGGCGATTTAGAGGTAAGCCATCAAAAAATGCAGCAATAAATCAATATATTACATCATCATCTTTAACAACGAAAAACATGATAGAGCTATTTAATCAAGTAGTTCTAACAGCCGATGAAATGCTTGTCTATAAAGCACTTCAGACGATTGAACCCAAAATTGAGCGCATTGCTTCTATTACATATGAATATGAAAGCCACAGATATTTAGAGTCTCGTGGTGGATTTGTCGTGCGTCTTGCTGACAGTGATCAGCGCGTCCCCATTGGGAGTATGGGGGACGGGATATGGCGGATGTTGGGTCTAGCATTATCAACGGTATGTGCTAAGGGTGGAGTATTGCTGGTTGATGAAATTGATACCGGGCTTCATTTCACAGCGATGGAAGATATGTGGAAACTGATTTTGGAAACGGCTAAAAAACTAAATGTCCAAGTTTTTGCGACTACTCATAATAGTGATTGTTGGACTAGCTTGGCTAGCATTGCGAGTCAGGAACAGGATACTGAAGATGGAATTACAATTCAACGAATAGAACCAGGAAAAGAAATAGGTGTCGTTTTCAGTGAACGTGAGATGGTTATCGCGGCTCAACGAGGGATTGAGGTACGTTAG
- a CDS encoding DUF3226 domain-containing protein produces MEANEITWEEIGKKVPHIESYGSDEFIDADVISTELKASGLTALGLIVDADDDLSARWTSIRNACLKSLPDFPEQLPKTGLIYSIGEKLSPSETLLSEYFTQHTFSR; encoded by the coding sequence ATTGAAGCGAATGAAATTACTTGGGAAGAGATAGGGAAAAAAGTTCCCCACATCGAATCCTATGGGAGTGATGAATTTATTGATGCGGATGTAATCTCCACAGAACTGAAAGCGTCAGGATTGACAGCATTAGGGTTAATCGTGGATGCAGATGATGACTTATCGGCACGCTGGACAAGTATCAGAAACGCCTGCTTAAAAAGTCTTCCTGACTTTCCGGAACAATTACCAAAAACGGGATTAATCTATAGTATCGGTGAAAAATTATCGCCATCGGAGACATTACTGTCTGAGTATTTCACTCAACATACTTTTTCACGATAA
- the mgsA gene encoding methylglyoxal synthase yields MSPTIALIAHDRKKDDIANFAKQYTPILSRYRLIATGTTGQRIHDRSKLEIECLLSGPLGGDAQIAAEVATGEVIAVIFLIDPLYAQPHEPDIQALLRICNVHNVPLATNLATAEAIIANFAKNRFAYLIFNPVSGQGNAEKDLTLIQQLLKPQLHLDIHLTTPDRSSAELAQEAIASGADLIIASGGDGTISAVAGALIGSQIPLGIIARGTANAFAVALGIPTNIRAACELILSGITRVVDAAQCNQHPMILLAGIGFEAETVERADREAKKRLGVLAYILAGMQQLNEHSVFETELEIAGITSQCQAAAITIANAAPPTSLMAQGMGQVIANDGLLEVTINTQNTKIEAMDAIVDLLGAALMRRAARREDTICLRTGQIKVNTNPPQKVVVDGEIIGTTPVTIECIPQGLTVIAPLEASKPADEQPPVTEPELILGVTDE; encoded by the coding sequence ATGTCCCCAACCATTGCCTTAATTGCCCACGATCGCAAAAAAGACGATATTGCTAACTTTGCCAAACAATACACCCCCATCCTCTCCCGTTACCGTTTAATCGCCACCGGAACCACCGGACAACGCATTCATGACCGAAGTAAGTTAGAGATTGAGTGTCTATTATCGGGACCTTTGGGCGGAGATGCCCAGATTGCGGCGGAAGTGGCGACAGGTGAGGTGATTGCGGTGATTTTCCTCATCGATCCCCTCTACGCTCAACCCCATGAGCCGGACATTCAGGCATTGTTACGCATCTGTAATGTTCACAACGTCCCTCTGGCTACTAATCTTGCCACGGCTGAAGCAATTATCGCCAATTTTGCCAAAAATCGCTTTGCTTACCTGATTTTTAACCCCGTTTCGGGTCAAGGCAACGCCGAGAAGGATTTAACGCTGATTCAGCAGCTTTTAAAACCCCAACTGCATCTCGATATTCACCTAACGACGCCCGATCGCTCTTCAGCAGAGTTGGCGCAAGAGGCGATCGCATCCGGTGCAGATCTGATTATCGCATCGGGTGGAGATGGCACAATTTCGGCTGTCGCAGGTGCTTTGATTGGTAGCCAGATTCCCTTGGGGATCATCGCCAGAGGTACAGCTAATGCTTTTGCGGTGGCGTTAGGGATTCCCACAAATATTCGCGCCGCCTGTGAACTGATTTTATCAGGCATTACCCGGGTAGTTGATGCCGCACAGTGCAATCAGCATCCGATGATTTTGCTGGCTGGAATTGGCTTTGAAGCCGAAACCGTGGAACGAGCGGATCGAGAGGCGAAAAAACGCTTGGGCGTCTTAGCTTATATTTTGGCAGGGATGCAGCAACTCAACGAACATAGTGTGTTTGAGACAGAATTAGAGATTGCCGGGATTACCAGTCAATGTCAAGCCGCCGCCATCACCATCGCCAATGCAGCACCGCCAACCTCTCTAATGGCACAGGGGATGGGACAAGTGATTGCCAATGATGGGTTATTGGAAGTCACGATTAATACTCAAAACACCAAAATCGAAGCCATGGATGCGATCGTGGATTTACTCGGTGCTGCATTAATGCGGAGAGCTGCCCGTCGAGAGGATACAATTTGTTTACGAACTGGACAAATTAAGGTCAACACTAACCCTCCCCAAAAAGTGGTTGTCGATGGGGAAATTATTGGCACAACTCCAGTCACGATTGAATGTATTCCCCAGGGATTAACCGTCATTGCTCCCTTGGAAGCATCCAAGCCTGCCGATGAACAACCACCTGTCACTGAACCAGAGCTAATACTAGGAGTCACTGATGAGTAA
- a CDS encoding DUF4870 domain-containing protein has product MSNQHDLDQRKLLSALCHGSILLSSAILSVAIPIVILLVTDDPIVKANAKESLNFYINLYIYAFIFVLLIVVVIGVPLLILLGLVSLIMPIIAVIKVLDDPNQPYRYPFIFRLV; this is encoded by the coding sequence ATGAGTAATCAGCACGATCTCGATCAACGCAAACTTTTATCCGCCCTATGCCATGGCTCGATATTGTTGAGTTCAGCGATTTTATCGGTTGCGATCCCGATTGTGATTTTGTTGGTGACGGATGATCCGATTGTTAAGGCAAATGCCAAAGAATCTCTAAATTTTTACATTAATCTCTATATCTATGCTTTTATTTTTGTTCTGCTAATCGTTGTCGTAATTGGTGTCCCCTTACTGATTCTGTTAGGTTTGGTCAGTCTAATCATGCCGATTATTGCTGTGATCAAGGTTCTAGATGATCCCAACCAACCCTACCGCTATCCGTTTATTTTCCGCTTGGTGTAG
- a CDS encoding 4'-phosphopantetheinyl transferase family protein codes for MTIGKPLWHPQPSSLVFSTQEIHVWRADLNQPIAQIERLAQLLSQDEQQRAKRFYFERDRNHFIAGRGILRTILGRYLNQPPDQIQFDYSPRGKPTLATSNPNQTLGFNLSHSHGLALYALSSTLKLGIDLEYKRPMPDAEKLAQRFFTPREYTAIRTLAGDQQQLAFFNGWTRKEAYLKATGDGLAKLSEIEVALMPGESAKLLSIAGDANAASHWSLFPLIPASDYVAAVVVFGQNWQIKCLEFDH; via the coding sequence ATGACGATTGGGAAACCGCTTTGGCATCCTCAACCCTCTAGCTTAGTCTTCTCCACCCAGGAGATCCATGTCTGGCGGGCGGATCTGAATCAACCGATCGCACAGATCGAGAGATTAGCACAACTCCTTTCCCAGGATGAACAGCAACGGGCAAAGCGATTCTACTTTGAGCGCGATCGCAACCATTTTATTGCAGGTCGGGGGATTTTGCGGACAATCTTGGGTCGCTATTTAAATCAACCGCCTGATCAAATCCAGTTTGACTATAGTCCCCGTGGCAAACCCACTCTGGCAACGAGCAACCCCAATCAAACATTGGGTTTTAATCTGTCTCATTCTCATGGATTAGCCTTGTATGCTCTATCCTCAACTCTTAAACTAGGGATTGATCTTGAATATAAGCGTCCCATGCCCGATGCAGAGAAACTAGCACAACGTTTCTTTACGCCAAGAGAATATACTGCTATTCGGACTCTGGCTGGGGATCAGCAACAACTCGCGTTTTTCAACGGTTGGACACGCAAAGAAGCCTATTTAAAAGCAACTGGTGATGGGTTAGCCAAGTTATCAGAAATTGAAGTTGCTCTGATGCCAGGAGAATCAGCTAAATTGCTGAGTATCGCCGGAGACGCTAACGCGGCGTCTCATTGGTCACTTTTTCCCCTGATCCCAGCATCGGATTATGTGGCGGCTGTTGTGGTATTCGGGCAGAATTGGCAGATAAAATGTCTTGAGTTTGACCATTAA
- a CDS encoding MotA/TolQ/ExbB proton channel family protein, with amino-acid sequence MTRVYDLLIQGGFVMLPLLGLSILTISCGLDRAWFWFQLLSQEATLVDDVLGTAHSNLEQARDIAESAQHLPIGRFLYAPLKLKQPTPETFRLAMEAAGDKELIKMRKGEKLLETIVAVAPLLGLLGTVTGLISTFNNLKIGGGGTTVEATKVAGGIGEALITTAAGMIVAIIALLILRTIVTLHSQQMDYFAEVGSELELIYRQVWYEPLLTPSSSQG; translated from the coding sequence ATGACAAGAGTCTATGATTTATTAATCCAAGGCGGTTTCGTCATGCTGCCCCTGCTGGGATTATCGATACTAACGATATCCTGTGGGCTAGATCGTGCTTGGTTTTGGTTTCAATTATTAAGCCAAGAAGCCACCCTGGTTGACGATGTGCTAGGGACGGCACATTCTAACTTAGAACAGGCTAGAGATATAGCTGAATCGGCTCAACACTTGCCCATTGGTCGCTTTCTCTATGCACCCCTCAAGCTGAAACAGCCAACACCAGAAACCTTTCGTTTAGCCATGGAAGCTGCTGGTGATAAAGAATTAATCAAAATGCGAAAAGGTGAAAAACTCCTGGAAACTATTGTAGCGGTTGCGCCTCTATTGGGTCTATTGGGAACGGTTACGGGTTTAATTAGTACATTCAATAACCTAAAAATTGGTGGGGGTGGGACAACCGTTGAGGCAACAAAAGTGGCTGGAGGTATTGGTGAAGCACTAATTACTACAGCAGCGGGTATGATTGTGGCAATTATTGCGCTTTTAATTCTCCGAACTATCGTCACGTTACACTCCCAGCAAATGGACTACTTTGCCGAGGTGGGAAGTGAATTAGAACTTATTTATCGCCAGGTTTGGTATGAACCCCTCCTCACCCCCTCCTCCTCACAAGGGTAG
- a CDS encoding NF041680 family putative transposase: protein MPHCDCNKIIEQFQQFRQKLYTIIPHRRDAVMDLIDALSSNQTARSPVQVTLNPLFKRNYSTFYKAIQQFKFNLGERKDSHLNTTTETIKTQQSLLPLIASIIPTPVERAFYLFGLDVTPRARPHAVTMAERGFIHQPNTIKGNKPINIGYSYSILSLLPERTDFDNAPWCLPLSAQRVLPEQKSTEAGTLQFQEALSHLDLPQNSLSVLVADSDYSSSSFLKQNLSDDNVVIITRVRRNRVFYRHPGDCRVKTKRRGHPQWYGNKFDLKDESTWHSPDQTSTTQLTARSGRVLNINISCWQQMLMRGTKEFPLHQYPFTLLKIQVSDQQGKSLWSPMWLIAIGQRRSELSCLDIYHAYRQRFDLEHFFRFGKQRLLMAAFQTPEVGHEENWIQLTLLAYIQLWLTKDLAQHLPRPWERYLPQTSHSSITPTAVQRDFIRIISVVGTPAKTPQTRGYSPGRFPGTSLPPRQRHPVLKKDKTRGKNSPRAS from the coding sequence ATGCCCCACTGTGACTGTAACAAAATTATTGAACAATTTCAGCAGTTTCGACAAAAACTGTATACAATTATTCCCCATAGACGCGATGCCGTTATGGATTTAATTGATGCCCTGTCCTCTAATCAAACAGCTCGCTCACCTGTCCAGGTGACACTAAATCCCTTATTCAAAAGAAACTATAGTACCTTTTATAAAGCGATTCAACAGTTTAAGTTCAACCTAGGTGAGAGAAAAGACTCTCACCTTAACACAACGACTGAAACCATAAAAACACAACAGTCCCTTTTGCCGCTCATTGCCTCAATCATTCCCACTCCCGTAGAACGAGCTTTTTACTTATTTGGTTTAGATGTTACTCCAAGAGCACGACCTCATGCCGTCACTATGGCTGAACGCGGTTTCATCCATCAGCCTAACACAATTAAGGGAAATAAACCCATAAATATTGGTTATTCCTACTCAATTTTATCCCTATTACCTGAACGTACAGATTTTGACAATGCGCCTTGGTGTCTTCCTCTATCAGCGCAAAGGGTTTTACCGGAGCAAAAATCAACAGAAGCTGGAACGCTTCAGTTTCAAGAAGCTCTTTCTCATCTGGACTTACCTCAAAACTCCTTATCTGTCCTGGTTGCTGATAGCGATTACAGTAGTTCTAGCTTTTTGAAACAAAATCTCTCAGATGATAATGTTGTTATTATCACCCGAGTTAGGAGAAATCGTGTCTTTTATCGCCATCCAGGTGATTGTCGTGTTAAGACCAAACGACGTGGGCATCCTCAATGGTATGGCAACAAATTTGACCTCAAGGATGAATCAACTTGGCATTCTCCTGACCAAACCAGCACAACTCAGTTGACAGCTAGATCGGGTCGAGTCTTAAATATAAATATTTCCTGTTGGCAGCAGATGTTGATGCGAGGGACGAAAGAATTTCCCCTCCATCAATACCCTTTTACCTTGCTAAAAATTCAGGTGAGTGATCAACAAGGAAAATCCCTCTGGAGTCCCATGTGGTTGATCGCCATTGGTCAACGTCGAAGCGAACTTAGTTGTTTAGATATTTATCATGCCTATCGCCAACGTTTTGACTTGGAGCATTTTTTTCGTTTTGGTAAACAGCGTTTGTTAATGGCGGCTTTTCAAACTCCTGAAGTTGGCCATGAAGAAAACTGGATTCAACTAACCCTATTGGCTTACATTCAATTATGGCTAACCAAAGACTTGGCACAACACTTACCACGTCCCTGGGAGCGTTATCTGCCACAAACATCTCACTCTAGTATAACACCAACTGCTGTACAAAGAGACTTTATCCGAATAATTTCGGTGGTTGGTACGCCCGCTAAAACTCCCCAAACCCGAGGTTATTCCCCTGGCCGTTTTCCAGGTACTTCTCTACCTCCTCGCCAGCGGCATCCTGTCCTCAAAAAAGACAAAACAAGAGGAAAAAACTCGCCACGGGCGTCTTAA
- a CDS encoding UbiD family decarboxylase has translation MARDLRAFIQLLEERGQLRRITALVDPDLEIAEISNRMLQAGGPGLLFENVKGSSFPVAINLMGTEERVCWAMNKEHPQELETLGKKLGMLQQPKPPKKISQAVEFGKILFDVVKAKPGRDFFPACQQVVVEGDALDLNKLPLIRPYPGDAGKIITLGLVITKDCETGTPNVGVYRLQLQSRTTMSVHWLSVRGGARHLRKAAQNGKKLEIAIALGVDPLIIMAAATPIPVDLSEWLFAGLYGGSGVQLAKCKTLDLQVPADSEFVLEGTITPGEVLPDGPFGDHMGYYGGVEDSPVIHFHCMTHRQNPIYLTTFSGRPPKEEAMMAIALNRIYTPILRQQVSEIVDFFLPMEALSYKAAIISIDKAYPGQARRAALAFWSALPQFTYTKFVIVVDKDINIRDPRQVVWAISSKVDPTRDVFILPNTPFDSLDFASEKIGLGGRMGIDATTKIPPETEHEWGATLESDADVAAMVDRRWVEYGLEDLELGEVNPNLFGYDMR, from the coding sequence ATGGCGAGAGATCTGCGGGCATTTATCCAGCTTTTAGAGGAACGGGGACAATTACGTCGGATTACGGCGTTAGTTGACCCGGATTTAGAAATTGCCGAGATATCCAATCGGATGCTACAGGCGGGAGGACCTGGACTATTATTTGAGAATGTCAAGGGTTCATCCTTTCCCGTCGCCATCAACCTGATGGGAACCGAGGAACGGGTGTGTTGGGCGATGAATAAGGAACATCCCCAAGAGTTGGAAACATTGGGGAAAAAGCTGGGAATGCTGCAACAGCCGAAACCACCGAAGAAAATTTCCCAGGCGGTGGAGTTTGGCAAGATTTTATTTGATGTCGTCAAAGCCAAACCGGGACGCGATTTTTTCCCCGCCTGTCAGCAAGTGGTGGTGGAAGGAGACGCCCTAGATTTAAATAAACTGCCCCTAATTCGTCCCTATCCAGGGGATGCGGGCAAAATTATTACCTTGGGGTTGGTGATTACCAAAGACTGTGAAACGGGTACTCCTAATGTGGGTGTGTACCGTCTGCAACTGCAATCCCGGACTACCATGAGTGTTCATTGGTTATCGGTACGGGGTGGGGCGAGACACCTCCGCAAAGCGGCGCAGAATGGCAAGAAACTGGAAATTGCGATCGCACTTGGGGTTGACCCCTTAATTATTATGGCAGCTGCCACGCCGATTCCCGTAGACCTTTCCGAATGGCTGTTTGCGGGACTTTATGGTGGTTCAGGGGTGCAACTGGCAAAGTGCAAGACGTTAGATTTACAAGTCCCGGCTGACTCCGAGTTTGTCCTCGAAGGGACAATCACACCGGGGGAAGTATTACCTGATGGACCCTTTGGTGATCACATGGGCTATTACGGCGGCGTCGAAGATTCCCCAGTGATTCACTTCCACTGCATGACCCATCGCCAAAACCCCATCTATCTTACCACCTTCAGTGGGCGTCCCCCCAAGGAAGAAGCAATGATGGCGATCGCACTCAATCGGATTTATACGCCAATTTTACGCCAACAGGTATCCGAGATTGTGGACTTCTTCCTCCCCATGGAAGCCCTGAGTTACAAAGCCGCGATTATTTCCATTGATAAAGCCTATCCCGGACAAGCGAGGCGGGCGGCTTTAGCGTTTTGGAGTGCCTTACCCCAATTTACCTACACCAAATTCGTAATTGTTGTGGATAAAGATATTAATATCCGTGATCCGCGTCAAGTGGTGTGGGCAATTAGTTCCAAAGTAGACCCGACGCGAGATGTATTTATTCTGCCGAATACGCCCTTTGATAGCTTAGATTTTGCCAGTGAAAAGATTGGTTTAGGCGGACGTATGGGCATTGATGCAACCACTAAAATTCCTCCCGAAACGGAACATGAATGGGGTGCAACCTTGGAATCCGATGCGGATGTCGCCGCTATGGTTGATCGGCGTTGGGTCGAGTATGGCTTAGAGGATTTGGAATTAGGAGAGGTTAATCCGAATCTGTTTGGCTATGATATGCGGTGA
- a CDS encoding DUF4058 family protein: MTSQPNFPGMNPYLERPDIWPEIHYGLISGLMRTLNPVLNPKYRAAVDKRVYLDSVLVGIPDTTVIQQTPNRTTTSTSAAVLSQPERVAIPMLEEVTERFLEIREVATRNVITVIEVLSPKNKRSGEGRSQYLKKRQTLLSSQTHLVEIDLLRSGESMPVQGGCIADYQILVSRANERPAAERYPFDLREPIPVFLLPLSAAEVEPAIDLAALLEQASQEAALDLVIDYSMPPEPPLSEDDMTWLDTLR; the protein is encoded by the coding sequence ATGACCAGTCAACCTAATTTTCCTGGTATGAACCCCTACCTGGAACGACCAGACATTTGGCCCGAAATCCATTACGGGTTGATTAGTGGACTAATGAGGACACTCAACCCAGTACTTAACCCCAAATATCGGGCGGCTGTCGATAAGCGGGTTTACCTGGATTCTGTTTTAGTTGGTATTCCTGATACAACGGTGATTCAGCAAACGCCTAATCGCACTACAACCTCTACCTCAGCCGCCGTTTTGAGCCAGCCTGAGCGTGTGGCGATACCCATGCTCGAAGAAGTCACCGAACGCTTTTTGGAAATTCGCGAAGTGGCTACCCGCAACGTTATCACTGTCATTGAAGTGCTATCGCCCAAGAATAAACGATCCGGCGAAGGGCGATCGCAGTATCTAAAAAAGCGTCAAACGTTACTCAGCAGCCAAACCCATTTGGTCGAAATTGATCTGCTCAGAAGCGGTGAATCTATGCCTGTGCAAGGTGGATGTATAGCCGACTACCAAATCTTAGTCAGTCGAGCCAATGAAAGACCCGCTGCAGAACGGTATCCCTTTGATTTGCGGGAGCCAATCCCCGTATTTTTATTACCCCTGAGCGCCGCAGAAGTTGAACCGGCGATCGATTTGGCTGCTTTACTTGAACAAGCCTCTCAGGAAGCTGCCCTTGACTTGGTGATTGACTATTCGATGCCGCCAGAACCCCCCTTGAGTGAAGATGATATGACTTGGCTCGATACCTTACGCTAA
- a CDS encoding transposase produces MSHKNDNYLARLEQIRWGKYPQCPYCQSTHSRRLKKERRYQCNECFTSYSVTVGTLFHKTHVDLEKWVLAIYLVLNPPERISVRQLAKKIGVNKNTASYMIARIRQAMTKEADLLQRLVEIEFE; encoded by the coding sequence ATGAGCCACAAAAACGATAATTATCTTGCCCGTCTGGAACAAATCCGGTGGGGTAAGTATCCCCAATGCCCCTATTGCCAATCAACTCATTCTCGACGCTTAAAAAAGGAACGCCGATATCAATGTAACGAATGCTTTACTTCATATAGCGTTACAGTTGGGACTCTGTTTCACAAAACTCATGTTGACTTAGAAAAATGGGTTCTGGCAATTTATCTGGTTCTCAATCCCCCCGAACGGATTAGTGTGCGTCAGTTAGCGAAGAAAATTGGAGTCAATAAGAATACCGCCTCCTATATGATTGCCCGGATTCGTCAGGCAATGACTAAAGAGGCGGACTTGCTACAGCGACTTGTTGAAATAGAGTTTGAGTGA